DNA sequence from the Fimbriimonadia bacterium genome:
GGCGTGCTGTGGGCGTGGGTGCTCTCGGGCGATCCGGAGAAGGGGCTCCTGAATGCAGCACTGAGAGTGGTATGGTCGGGTGAACTGCCAGGGTGGCTTTCTTCTGCGACGTGGTCGAAGCCGGCTCTGATCGTGATGGGCCTGTGGGGTGCGGGCGGTGGAATGGTGCTGTGGTTGGCGGGACTTCAGGGCGTACCGAAGCAGTTGTACGAAGCCGCCCGCATAGACGGAGCGAACTCCTGGCAATGCTTCCGAAAGATCACTCTCCCACAGATATCGCCCTATCTGTTCTTCAATGTGATCATGGGTTCCATCGGTGCGCTGCAGGAATTCGACAGAATCTACATCATGCGCCCTCCCGGCTCCGAGGGTGTGGGGCCGGTGGACAGCCTACTGGTGCCGGTGTTCTATCTGTTCGACAACGGCTTCAAGTACTTTCGCATGGGGTATGCGTCCTCGATTGCGTGGGTGCTGTTCGTGGTAGTTCTGGCGCTCACGGTGATCCAACTCAAGCTCGCGCCGCGCTGGGTGTACTATGAGGGGGCGAGGGCTAAGGAATGACGCTCCACAGCGCCCTTATACCCGTAACCTCGCTGTTCCTCGTGTTCGCTCTTTGGTTGACGGGGTGGGCCGGCATCGGGTGTAGGGGAATTATCGGCCGATGGAGTTGGGTGTTCCTCGTCTTCGGGTCGATGGGAGTCGTGCTGGTGACAGCGGCGCTAGGGGTATTAGTATCATCGCCGCCAGGCGAGCCTGCTCGGTTCGGATACTCGATCCACACACAAGGAAAGAGCTACGCGATCCTCGTGGCGGTCGGTTCGTTGATGCTGTTAGGCACACTCTTCGGCGCACTCTTTGCGGGCATGAGGTCGCGCAGGGGCTTGCATGCGACCCGGGGCGCTGCGAGAGACAGCCTGCTGCATATCGTACTCACGGCCGGTTTGGTAGTCTTCGGTATCCCCTTCGCATGGCTGGTCGTTACGTCGTTCAAGGAAGACGTGGACATGGCGAAAGTACCCCCGGTGTGGGTGCCTCGCGTTCAGCAGTACGTACAGATCGAGGGACGCCGGGCGGCGCTCGTAACAGGCGAGTACCGGGGTACGAAGTTCAAGGGCGCAGCGGTCCGTGAGTTTGCGGACGGACGTCGTACCATCCAGATTCTCGAGCCGGAAAGGCTTGCGGGAACGCGATTCACTGCGCGCACCGGAGACACCGAGAACGTTCGCGAAGTGGGCTTGAAGTGGGAGAACTACGCTCGCGCGGTTCGCAGCCTGCCAGAGGAGACCGTATACGGCACCGTGTACGTGTTCAACACACTTCTCCTAGTTGCGTTGAACATGGCAGGTACATTGCTTTCCAGCTCCATCGTGGGCTATGCCTTCGCACGACTGCGCTTTCCAGGACGGGATGCCATCTTTCTCATGTTACTGGCGACGCTGATGTTGCCGGGGGCAGTGACTATGCTACCCGTGTTCCTCATCTTCCGTTCGCTCGGATGGGTGGATACGCTGTATCCGCTATGGGTGCCATCGCTGTTCGGTTCGGCGTTCAACATCTTCCTGCTACGGCAGTTCTTCCTAACCGTGCCTATGGAGTTGGAGGAGGCCGCGAGGATTGATGGGTGCGGCTACGTACAGACGTACTGGTCTATCATGCTGCCACAGGTGCGGCCCGCGCTGGCAGCCGTAGCCATCTGGACGTTCACGGGGACGTGGAACAACTTCATGGGGCCGCTGATCTACATCAACTCACCGGAGCGAATGCCCGTCTCCTATGCGCTGCAGCTCTTCCAGAGTGCCCACGGAGGGGACCCTGGCGCTCTCATGGCTGCTACTACCATGGTCATGCTACCGGTCGTGCTGGTGTTCTTCTTTGCTCAGCGATACTTCATCGAGGGTGTTACCCTCACGGGCATGGGGGGGCGGTAGCAAGATGCGCCCGACACCGATAAGACGAAGTAGGAGCCGCGCGAAGCCGCAGGTGGTGGTGCCACCGATCATGGGCGCTGGCCAGGGCATAGGTCCGAGTCCGCTCGACGCCCTTCCAGATCCACGTCTTGCGTGCACGCCTCGGTAACGGTGCCGGGCGACGACATACGGGTAGGTCGCCTACAGGTAGCCCAGCACCTTGTGCAACTGGGGGATGACGCGGACGTCTGCGCCGTGGCGGGAGAGGTGTACAGCCCACGCGAGCAGTTGGCCAGCACCGGGGGGCTTCTGCTCGGGCGCTACCGATGTCACCGGTTGCAGAATCAGCGTCACCGTGTGCCGCATACACAGCTCCGCAGCCCGCTCGAGATCCTCTTCCTGCGTGTCGGCCGCCACCACGCACTTTGCGAACACCTGCGCGCGCGACGCACACGCGACCTCCAAGAAGGCATCGTGCCGCTCGAAAAGGTCGGTGTCATGCGAGACCGAGGGCAGCTTGATATCCGCGGCGATCCAGTCCACCCATAGCACCACGCGCGAGAGTTGCCGCACGAGATCGCCCGCCGTCTCCAGATACACACGCAGCCCGCGCTCGCGCAGTAGGGGGAAAAGATCCACCAGCCCTTCGGCCTGGAGCAGCGGCTCGCCCCCCGTGATGGCGATCGAGTGGTGCGGTCCAAACCGCCGGTCGAGGTCCACTATCAAGTCGCGTACGGCTTCCGGCTCTACCGGGTTGGCCTCCGAACGAAACGTCTGCGATCCCGGCGGGTCTTCGATGCGGAAGCGGGGCGGCAGGAAGCCCTTAGGCTGAAGCACCGACTTGGTCTCCGGGGTGTCGCAGTACACGCAGTCCAAGTGGCATCCGAACAGCCGGACGAAGACCTGGCGCACGCCGACCAACAGCCCCTCGCCCTGGATGGAGGAGAATACCTCCTGCAGAACGAGCGGGCGGCTCATTGGGGAGAATATCGGCAGGCGCAGTCGGCGGTCTCCCACACGGTAACCGCGCTCACCGGCAAGCCTCGCTCGGCCAGCCTGCCGAACAGCCACTCAGCGATTGCCTCGGCGGTAGTGGGCCCCGGAAGCACATCGTTGAGGTAGCTATGATCGGGGACGACTTCCGCGAGGGCACGTTTGAGGTCGCCGAAGTCCACCACCATGCCGAGACCATCCAGCTCCCGACCCGTAAACTCGGCTTCGACCTCGTATCGGTGGCCGTGCAACCGACTGCAGGCGCCCGGGTGATCCGGAATGCAGTGCGCGGCCTCGAACTGCGTCCTTACACGGAGCGTGTACATCGTGGATATCTTAGCACGCGCGAGGCGGGCTCAGGTGCCGAGCATGACGTCCGTCTCGCGGACGAACGCGAGCACACGGGAACCGGGCTGCAATCCCATGCGCCGGGCGGAGGCTGCTGGAATGAGAGCGGCCATCTCCTGTCCGCCATCGAGTATCAGCGTGACTTCGGCGATGGTCTTGTCTACGTTGACCTGCTTCACCGTTCCCATCAGGCGGTTGCGCGTGCTTACCTCCAGGGCTAGCGGGAGCTCTGGCTCGACGACCACCTTCGGTCCGAGAAGCTCGGCGCGGATGACCGCGACCTGCTCGGGCGAATACCAGCGCCAGTTGCGCCAGTCGCGTTCTGGCGCGGGGATTTTGCCCGTGCGCTCCCACATGTAGAGCGTCTTCGGGGTCACCCCGAGCGCCGCGGCGGCTTCCGAACGGCTGAGCTTGCCTTGCTTCTCCATGGCCTGACAGCTTTTGATTCGACGGTGGTTAACGAGTCCTGCAGCGGAGCAGGATTCCCTTTCGCGCCGGGGAAGGCAATCGGTGAGATGGATGCACCGACTCGAACCGAGTTCCTTCACATTCCACCTGGCGGACAACTGCTTTTCTACGCCCTATCCGCCTTGGTGGTGCTGACGATGGTTTTCTGCATCTGGCGGCGGATGCGCCTCTGGATGCAGGGGAAGCCGACGCCATACTCGCTGCGGCCGGATTGGGCGCGGTTGCGTGCCATTCTGCGCGACGTGGTGCTGCAGCGAAAGGTGACGCGCTCACGCAAGACGTTCGGCGCGCCCATGCACTTGCTGCTATTCAGCGGCTTCGTGATCCTGCTGATCGGCACCACGTTGCTTGCTATTCACCACTGGGCCCCTGAGGGACTGAAGTTTCACCGCGGCACCTACTACCTAGTGTACGAGGTAACGCTGGACGTCTTCGGGGTGGTATTGCTCGTCGGGCTGTTAGGAGCTATCGGGAGGCGGTACTTCGCCAAGCCGAAGTCGCTAGGCAGGGAGCCATCGGACCTATGGCTGCTAGGTTCGCTGCTGGCGATCACTGTGACGGGGTTCCTCGTCGAAGGCGGACGCATCGAATTGGAGCCGAAGCAGTACGACATCTACTCCCCCGTAGGATTGGGCGTGTCCCTGTGGATGGACTGGATCGATCCAGTATCTTACCAGGTGCTATGGTGGGTGCATGCGAGCCTGGTGTTCGGATTCCTAGCTTCTCTTCCCTTCACGCGCATTCGTCACATAGTGTACGCACTCTTCTCCACCTACATGGCGCCGGCACGGGCGATGGGTGCCCTAGCGCCTGTTTCGATGGAGGAGGTCGAGAAGACGGGCAAGGTGGGCGCGATCGAATGGCGCGATTATGATAGGTATCAACTCGCCTCACTGGATGCTTGTATGGAGTGTGGTCGCTGTACAGATGTGTGTCCTGCCACGGGAGTGGGCAAGACACTCGACCCGCAGCGCATCGTGCAAGACCTACGGCACATCGTGGGTAACGGCAAGCCGGTCGCCGAAGCGCTGACCGAGGAGGCTCTGTGGGACTGCACGACTTGCAACGCATGTGTTCGTGAATGCCCTGTCAACATCCGGCACGTGGATATCATCGTGGACGCCCGGCGGTCGCTGGTAGCGGAGGGCAGGTTCGCGGGGACGGGTGCGAACATGCTACGGCAGTTAGGATCCACCATGAACGCATGGGGTTCGTCAGGCACCGATCGCGAAGCGTGGATGGAGGGCTTGGACGTGCCGCTGGTGCGTGACACTCCGGAGTTCGACGTGCTGCTGTGGGTGGGATGTGCGGGTGCCGTGGACAGGGGCGCTCAGAAGACGAACCGGGCACTCGTGAAACTGCTGAAACAGGCAGGTGTTAGGTTTGCTTGTTTGGGAAACGAGGAGGTGTGCACGGGCGACCCTGCACGCAGGTTGGGCGAGGAGTTCTTGTTCCAAACGATGGCAGAGGCGAACATCCAGACTTTCGAGCAGCGTGGCGTGAAGCGAATTCTCACTACGTGCCCGCACTGCTATAACACCTTTGCCAACGAGTATCCGCAGTTCGGTGGGGAGTTCGAGGTGGAGCACCACACGCAGTTTCTTGCGCGATTGGTAGCGGAGGGCAAGTTGACTCTGCCGCGAGTAGATCGCAAGGTGGCATGGCACGATCCGTGTTATGTTTCGCGCGTGAATCGGGACCCGCATTCGGCGCGCAAAGTGCTACGGCCCATGTTAGACGGCTCCCTGCAGATGCCGCGGTCGAAAGGCTTCGACACCCTGTGCTGCGGCGCTGGCGGCGGGCGGATGTGGATGGAGGAACCCGCGGAGCGCCGTCCGGGGAACCGACGCGCAGAGCAGCTGCTGGCGACAGGTGCCGATACCATCGCGGTCGGCTGCCCCTTCTGTCGCATTATGTTAGGTGACAGCCTGGCGGCTCTTCGGCCTGACGGGGACGTCCGAATCGTTGACCTGGCGGAGATGGTGGTGGGGGAAGAGCAATCCTGAAGCTGGGCCCGTCCCGTTATGCTTCGATGGGCTCAGCATGACGGGTGCTTCGACAAGCCCGGCATGACGTTTGCTTCGACAAGCTCGGCATGACGGGTGCTTCAGGTGCTGCTTCGGGCTGCCGCGGGAGGGGACGATGAGCCGGAGACGCTCTCGAGGCGGCAGGCATCGGCGACACGAAGGCGGAGCGGTTGTTACGGCCCGCGAGAGAACCGGAGCACGAGTAGCAGCACCACACTCCACCCAATTCCAAGTGCTCTGGGCGGTACGGCTCTTGCCAGTAGCCGTGGTCCCAATGCTACGGAGGGATGCAGCGACGCGACGGCGAACTCGCAGGGCATGAGTGAGCTGTTTCTGGGGATAGACGTCGGCACCTCGGGGCTGAAGGCGCTGGCCGTGGACCGAGACGGGAAAGTGCTCGGGCGGGGCCTCGCGGAGTACCCATTGCACATCCCGATGCCGTTGTGGGCCGAGCAGGACCCGGACGATTGGTGGGCCGCAGCAGCCACCGCCGTACACGCCGCGCTGCGCGAAGTAGGCGGGGGCGGCGATGTCTGCGCAGTAGGTCTGACCGGGCAGATGCATGGGTCGGTGTTTCTGGACGCAGACGGGCGAGTGATTCGCCCTGCCATTCTCTGGTGCGACCAGCGCACGGAAGCCGAGTGCCACGAGATCGAAGAGCGGGTACCTAACCTGGTTCAGATCACCTGCAACCCTGCCCTAACAGGCTTCACCGCGCCGAAGGTGTTATGGTTGCGTAATCACGAGCCCACGAACTATGCCCGCGTACACCGTGTGCTGCTACCGAAGGACTTCCTGCGATATCGGCTGACAGGTGTTGCAGCCGCAGAGGTGTCGGACGCATCCGGTACCAGCCTATTCGACGTGCCGAAGCGCACCTGGTCCGGTGAAGTACTGGATCGTTTGGAGATACCCAGAGAGTGGATGGCGCCGGTTGCCGAGTCGGCGGAAGTCACAGCGCGCGTATCGTCGGAGGGCGCGCGGCACATCGGAGTGCCGGAAGGCACGCCGGTGGTAGGTGGAGGAGGCGATCAGGCTGCGGGAGCAGTCGGCGTCGGAACCGTACGAATGGGAATTGTATCCACAGCGATAGGCACCAGCGGGGTGGTATTCACTACGCTGGATTCGCCCGAGGTGGACCCTGCGTTGAGCGCGCACACCTTCTGCCATGCGGTGCCAAGCAAGTGGCACGTGATGGGTGTTATGCTCGCCGCCGGAGGCAGTCTTCGGTGGTACCGCGACACCTTCTGCGATGCGGAGAAGAAACTCGCGGTGGAACAGGGCCGCGACCCTTACGACCTGATCTCGGAGCAGGCTGCGACTGCCCCCACCGGATCCGAAGGGCTCATTTTCCTTCCCTATCTGACTGGCGAGCGCACCCCGCACAAAGACCCTGCGGCGCGAGGGGTGTTCTTCGGTGTCACACTCAGTCACACCCGTGCGCACTTCGCTCGCGCTGTCATGGAGGGCGTGGCTTTCGGCCTGCGTGACTCCTATGGCCTGCTGGAGAACATGGGGGCGAGCATCGGTGAGGTGCGTGCATCCGGCGGTGGGGCGCGGAGCGATATCTGGCTGCAGATACTCGCCGACGTGACCGACCGACCACATGTGCGAGTAGCAGTAGATGAAGGACCCGCCTACGGCGCGGCGCTACTAGCAGGCGTAGGAGTGAGTGCATGGCCCACTGTGGAAGCCGCTTGCGACGCTACGGTCCGAACCTCGGATGGCTTCCGACCGAATGCGGAGAGGCATGCGGTGTATGAGAGCCGCTATCGTCTCTTCCGCAATCTCTACCAAGACCTGAAGGCGCGGTTCCGCGAATGACGG
Encoded proteins:
- a CDS encoding carbohydrate ABC transporter permease; this translates as MTLHSALIPVTSLFLVFALWLTGWAGIGCRGIIGRWSWVFLVFGSMGVVLVTAALGVLVSSPPGEPARFGYSIHTQGKSYAILVAVGSLMLLGTLFGALFAGMRSRRGLHATRGAARDSLLHIVLTAGLVVFGIPFAWLVVTSFKEDVDMAKVPPVWVPRVQQYVQIEGRRAALVTGEYRGTKFKGAAVREFADGRRTIQILEPERLAGTRFTARTGDTENVREVGLKWENYARAVRSLPEETVYGTVYVFNTLLLVALNMAGTLLSSSIVGYAFARLRFPGRDAIFLMLLATLMLPGAVTMLPVFLIFRSLGWVDTLYPLWVPSLFGSAFNIFLLRQFFLTVPMELEEAARIDGCGYVQTYWSIMLPQVRPALAAVAIWTFTGTWNNFMGPLIYINSPERMPVSYALQLFQSAHGGDPGALMAATTMVMLPVVLVFFFAQRYFIEGVTLTGMGGR
- a CDS encoding 7-carboxy-7-deazaguanine synthase QueE, with product MSRPLVLQEVFSSIQGEGLLVGVRQVFVRLFGCHLDCVYCDTPETKSVLQPKGFLPPRFRIEDPPGSQTFRSEANPVEPEAVRDLIVDLDRRFGPHHSIAITGGEPLLQAEGLVDLFPLLRERGLRVYLETAGDLVRQLSRVVLWVDWIAADIKLPSVSHDTDLFERHDAFLEVACASRAQVFAKCVVAADTQEEDLERAAELCMRHTVTLILQPVTSVAPEQKPPGAGQLLAWAVHLSRHGADVRVIPQLHKVLGYL
- a CDS encoding 6-carboxytetrahydropterin synthase: MSTMYTLRVRTQFEAAHCIPDHPGACSRLHGHRYEVEAEFTGRELDGLGMVVDFGDLKRALAEVVPDHSYLNDVLPGPTTAEAIAEWLFGRLAERGLPVSAVTVWETADCACRYSPQ
- a CDS encoding TOBE domain-containing protein produces the protein MEKQGKLSRSEAAAALGVTPKTLYMWERTGKIPAPERDWRNWRWYSPEQVAVIRAELLGPKVVVEPELPLALEVSTRNRLMGTVKQVNVDKTIAEVTLILDGGQEMAALIPAASARRMGLQPGSRVLAFVRETDVMLGT
- a CDS encoding (Fe-S)-binding protein; amino-acid sequence: MDAPTRTEFLHIPPGGQLLFYALSALVVLTMVFCIWRRMRLWMQGKPTPYSLRPDWARLRAILRDVVLQRKVTRSRKTFGAPMHLLLFSGFVILLIGTTLLAIHHWAPEGLKFHRGTYYLVYEVTLDVFGVVLLVGLLGAIGRRYFAKPKSLGREPSDLWLLGSLLAITVTGFLVEGGRIELEPKQYDIYSPVGLGVSLWMDWIDPVSYQVLWWVHASLVFGFLASLPFTRIRHIVYALFSTYMAPARAMGALAPVSMEEVEKTGKVGAIEWRDYDRYQLASLDACMECGRCTDVCPATGVGKTLDPQRIVQDLRHIVGNGKPVAEALTEEALWDCTTCNACVRECPVNIRHVDIIVDARRSLVAEGRFAGTGANMLRQLGSTMNAWGSSGTDREAWMEGLDVPLVRDTPEFDVLLWVGCAGAVDRGAQKTNRALVKLLKQAGVRFACLGNEEVCTGDPARRLGEEFLFQTMAEANIQTFEQRGVKRILTTCPHCYNTFANEYPQFGGEFEVEHHTQFLARLVAEGKLTLPRVDRKVAWHDPCYVSRVNRDPHSARKVLRPMLDGSLQMPRSKGFDTLCCGAGGGRMWMEEPAERRPGNRRAEQLLATGADTIAVGCPFCRIMLGDSLAALRPDGDVRIVDLAEMVVGEEQS
- the xylB gene encoding xylulokinase, which gives rise to MSELFLGIDVGTSGLKALAVDRDGKVLGRGLAEYPLHIPMPLWAEQDPDDWWAAAATAVHAALREVGGGGDVCAVGLTGQMHGSVFLDADGRVIRPAILWCDQRTEAECHEIEERVPNLVQITCNPALTGFTAPKVLWLRNHEPTNYARVHRVLLPKDFLRYRLTGVAAAEVSDASGTSLFDVPKRTWSGEVLDRLEIPREWMAPVAESAEVTARVSSEGARHIGVPEGTPVVGGGGDQAAGAVGVGTVRMGIVSTAIGTSGVVFTTLDSPEVDPALSAHTFCHAVPSKWHVMGVMLAAGGSLRWYRDTFCDAEKKLAVEQGRDPYDLISEQAATAPTGSEGLIFLPYLTGERTPHKDPAARGVFFGVTLSHTRAHFARAVMEGVAFGLRDSYGLLENMGASIGEVRASGGGARSDIWLQILADVTDRPHVRVAVDEGPAYGAALLAGVGVSAWPTVEAACDATVRTSDGFRPNAERHAVYESRYRLFRNLYQDLKARFRE